The following are from one region of the Rhizobacter sp. AJA081-3 genome:
- a CDS encoding biopolymer transporter ExbD — translation MRVRRLRKHAAALEVTAFINVIVVLVPFLLSTAVFTRLSVIELSLPAQNSGVEQLKVDDLKLEVVIRPDALDVGDRIGGLIQHIPNTPQGYDLASLSTLMQQVKAKFPETKTATVLAQPDTSYEVLVQVMDSVRETKVPGAATPANPTQAELFPDISIGDAPISVAKK, via the coding sequence ATGCGCGTCCGACGCCTGCGCAAACACGCGGCGGCTCTGGAGGTCACCGCGTTCATCAACGTGATCGTGGTGCTGGTGCCGTTTCTCCTGTCGACGGCGGTGTTCACCCGCCTGTCGGTGATCGAGCTGTCGCTGCCGGCGCAGAACTCCGGCGTCGAGCAGCTCAAGGTCGACGACCTCAAGCTCGAGGTGGTGATCCGCCCCGACGCGCTGGACGTGGGTGACCGCATCGGCGGGCTGATCCAGCACATCCCGAACACGCCCCAGGGCTACGACCTGGCCTCGCTGTCCACGCTCATGCAGCAGGTCAAGGCGAAGTTCCCGGAGACCAAGACAGCCACCGTGCTCGCCCAGCCCGACACCTCGTACGAGGTGCTGGTGCAGGTGATGGACTCGGTGCGCGAGACCAAGGTGCCCGGTGCAGCCACGCCTGCGAATCCAACGCAGGCCGAGCTGTTCCCCGACATCTCGATCGGCGACGCGCCCATCAGCGTCGCCAAGAAATAG
- a CDS encoding AgmX/PglI C-terminal domain-containing protein produces the protein MSAAAISFRASVLPWAISPEDEARFKRILRSVLALSAIVCIVLLLMPRPKEDRAAPVELPPRLAKLVLEQREPPAPKPVAKTEQAKAETQAKTDTKPEVAKPLPDAKPLPKAVAPEARRPIAGKPPGEIEGARRKAAGVGLLAMKDQLAELRGAPVAVQLNQNIKAGPGVGAGVGVGVGAGTDPGLPARNMITSNATGGSGGINTAAYSRNTGGGGLAGRATTLVEGVAGGGGGGGPGGGGSSGKGGTGTGVGGGGGSGGSLAKGGSGKAARSLEDIKLVFERNKGAIYAIYNRALRDDPSLQGKVVLKLTIAPSGQLTDVRIESSELKASDLEGKLLARIRQFDFGAKDVDQMVVTWPLDFLPS, from the coding sequence GTGAGTGCCGCCGCCATCTCGTTCCGCGCCTCGGTGCTGCCTTGGGCGATCTCGCCCGAGGACGAGGCGCGCTTCAAGCGCATCCTGCGCAGCGTGCTGGCGCTCAGCGCCATCGTCTGCATCGTGCTGCTGCTGATGCCGCGGCCGAAGGAAGACCGCGCCGCGCCGGTGGAACTGCCGCCGCGGCTGGCCAAGCTGGTGCTGGAGCAACGCGAGCCGCCGGCACCCAAGCCGGTGGCCAAGACCGAGCAGGCCAAGGCGGAGACGCAGGCCAAGACGGATACCAAGCCGGAAGTGGCCAAGCCGCTGCCCGACGCCAAGCCGTTGCCCAAGGCAGTCGCGCCCGAGGCCCGCCGGCCGATCGCCGGCAAGCCGCCGGGCGAGATCGAGGGCGCGCGCCGCAAGGCCGCGGGCGTGGGCCTGCTGGCGATGAAGGACCAGCTCGCCGAACTGCGCGGCGCGCCGGTCGCGGTGCAGCTCAACCAGAACATCAAGGCCGGCCCCGGCGTGGGCGCTGGCGTGGGCGTGGGCGTCGGTGCCGGCACCGACCCCGGCCTGCCCGCACGCAACATGATCACCTCCAACGCCACCGGCGGCAGCGGTGGCATCAACACCGCGGCGTACAGCCGCAACACCGGCGGCGGCGGCCTCGCGGGCCGTGCGACCACGCTGGTCGAAGGCGTCGCTGGCGGCGGCGGCGGCGGTGGCCCGGGTGGCGGCGGCAGCTCGGGCAAGGGCGGCACCGGTACCGGCGTGGGCGGTGGCGGCGGCTCCGGCGGCTCGCTCGCCAAGGGCGGCAGCGGCAAGGCCGCACGCTCGCTGGAAGACATCAAGCTCGTCTTCGAGCGCAACAAGGGCGCGATCTACGCGATCTACAACCGCGCACTGCGCGACGATCCGTCGCTGCAGGGCAAGGTGGTGCTCAAGCTGACGATCGCTCCGTCGGGTCAGTTGACCGACGTGCGCATCGAGTCGAGCGAGTTGAAGGCCTCGGACCTGGAAGGCAAGCTGCTGGCCCGAATCCGCCAGTTCGACTTCGGCGCCAAGGACGTCGACCAGATGGTCGTCACCTGGCCGCTGGACTTCCTGCCTTCGTAG
- a CDS encoding cation diffusion facilitator family transporter has product MSTHDSHAHAHDDHDHDHDHGHGHGHDHSHGHAHAPANFDRAFAIGIALNAGFVAIEAFYGWKVDSLALLADAGHNLSDVAGLVLAWAGAAAGRLRPDVRHTYGFKRASILAAFANALLLLLAMGSLAWEAIARLQAPHATQGLTVILVAAVGIVVNGATALLFLRGGSDINLRGAFLHMAADALVSAGVVVAGLLTLFYGWAWTDPVASLVIAAVIVAGTWRLFRQSLHLMFDGVPAHVNLVEVRECLQSMAGVAQVNDLHVWAMGTSEVALTAHLVMPDGPADDDFLRLAGQTLQERFGIGHITLQSARQPLAAGCGGA; this is encoded by the coding sequence ATGAGCACGCACGACAGCCACGCCCACGCCCACGACGATCACGATCACGATCACGATCACGGGCACGGGCACGGGCATGATCATTCCCACGGCCATGCCCATGCGCCGGCCAACTTCGACCGCGCGTTCGCCATCGGCATCGCGCTGAACGCCGGCTTCGTCGCCATCGAGGCCTTCTACGGCTGGAAGGTCGATTCGCTCGCGCTGCTGGCCGATGCGGGCCACAACCTCAGCGATGTCGCCGGGCTGGTGCTGGCGTGGGCCGGCGCGGCCGCCGGCCGGTTGCGGCCCGATGTGCGCCACACCTACGGCTTCAAGCGCGCCAGCATCCTGGCCGCCTTCGCCAATGCGCTGCTGCTGCTGCTGGCGATGGGCTCGCTCGCCTGGGAGGCGATCGCCCGCCTGCAGGCACCGCACGCCACACAGGGGCTGACCGTCATCCTCGTGGCGGCCGTCGGCATCGTCGTCAACGGGGCTACCGCACTGCTGTTCCTGCGCGGCGGCAGCGACATCAATCTGCGCGGCGCCTTCCTGCACATGGCCGCCGATGCGCTGGTCTCGGCCGGCGTGGTGGTGGCAGGCCTGCTGACGCTGTTCTATGGATGGGCCTGGACCGACCCGGTGGCCAGCCTCGTCATCGCCGCCGTCATCGTCGCAGGCACCTGGAGGCTCTTCCGCCAGTCGCTGCACCTGATGTTCGACGGCGTGCCGGCGCACGTGAACCTCGTCGAGGTGCGCGAATGCCTGCAGTCCATGGCCGGGGTGGCGCAGGTCAACGATCTGCACGTCTGGGCCATGGGTACGTCGGAGGTGGCGCTCACCGCTCACTTGGTGATGCCGGACGGGCCGGCCGATGACGACTTCCTGCGCCTGGCCGGCCAGACGCTCCAGGAGCGCTTCGGCATCGGCCACATCACGCTGCAGTCGGCGCGCCAGCCGCTGGCAGCGGGTTGCGGCGGGGCGTGA
- a CDS encoding metal-dependent hydrolase, which yields MDSLSQIALGAAVGVATMGRRTAVWKAALWGAVAGTLPDLDVLIDHGDPVRNMVLHRAETHAPFWLTLFSLPLAAGIARLHGEWAQWRRWWLAIWLALVTHPLLDAMTVYGTQLALPWSNHPFAVGSVFIIDPLYTLPLLAGAGWALATRGTGRGLAANVAGLVLSTAYLAWGVFAQQQVERVARASLAAQGIQAERVLVTPAAFSSVLWRVVAVSGDQFHEGFRSLLDTTPLMAFDRFERGAALAEELKGLDAVQRIAAFSKGFYKLRLEGDRVLLSDLRMGQEPNYIFTFEVARRHSAPVPTIPPVQVGTRLDLSRGLPWLWRRTLGEPLAPPR from the coding sequence ATGGACTCGCTCTCGCAGATCGCCCTGGGGGCCGCCGTCGGCGTGGCCACGATGGGCCGCCGCACGGCGGTGTGGAAGGCGGCGCTGTGGGGCGCGGTCGCCGGGACCTTGCCGGATCTCGACGTGCTCATCGACCACGGCGACCCTGTCCGCAACATGGTGCTGCACCGCGCCGAGACGCACGCGCCGTTCTGGCTGACGCTTTTCTCGCTGCCGCTGGCCGCCGGCATCGCCCGACTGCATGGCGAGTGGGCACAGTGGCGGCGCTGGTGGCTGGCCATCTGGCTGGCGCTGGTCACCCACCCGCTGCTCGATGCGATGACGGTGTACGGCACGCAGCTCGCATTGCCCTGGTCGAACCACCCGTTCGCCGTGGGCAGCGTGTTCATCATCGACCCGCTGTACACGCTGCCCTTGCTCGCCGGAGCGGGCTGGGCGCTGGCCACGCGCGGCACGGGCCGCGGCCTGGCAGCCAATGTTGCCGGCCTGGTGCTCAGCACGGCCTATCTGGCGTGGGGCGTCTTCGCGCAACAGCAGGTGGAGCGCGTCGCGCGCGCGTCGCTGGCGGCGCAGGGCATCCAGGCCGAGCGCGTGCTTGTCACGCCGGCGGCCTTCAGTTCGGTGCTGTGGCGCGTGGTGGCCGTTTCCGGCGATCAGTTCCACGAAGGCTTCCGATCGCTGCTCGACACGACGCCCCTGATGGCGTTCGACCGCTTCGAGCGCGGCGCCGCGCTGGCCGAGGAGTTGAAGGGGCTGGACGCGGTGCAGCGCATCGCCGCCTTCAGCAAGGGTTTCTACAAGCTGCGGCTCGAAGGCGACCGTGTGCTGCTCAGCGACCTGCGCATGGGCCAGGAGCCGAACTACATCTTCACCTTCGAAGTGGCGCGTCGGCACAGCGCGCCGGTGCCGACGATCCCGCCGGTGCAGGTGGGTACCCGCCTGGACCTGTCACGCGGCCTGCCCTGGCTGTGGCGGCGCACGCTCGGCGAGCCGCTGGCTCCGCCGCGCTGA
- the phnC gene encoding phosphonate ABC transporter ATP-binding protein — MGPCAIEVESLRKSFGGQPALRGVSLRVEHGEMVALLGASGSGKSTLLRHLNGLHRADAGSVSEVRVLDRVVQRGGVLAADIRRQRADVAAIFQQFNLVDRLPVMVNVMAGALHRLPLWRAMTRRFPPAECQRAWQALHRVGIERCAWQRASTLSGGQQQRAAISRALVQEAKLILADEPVASLDPASSRCVMELLAGLNRELGVTVLVSLHQVEHAFAFCPRTIALRAGEVVYDGPTTALSAERLRALYGSQSDELFAPAERQLPLAVPALRAA; from the coding sequence ATGGGTCCCTGTGCGATCGAGGTCGAATCGCTGCGCAAGAGCTTCGGCGGCCAGCCGGCACTGCGCGGCGTGTCGCTGCGCGTCGAGCACGGTGAGATGGTGGCGCTGCTCGGCGCCTCGGGCTCCGGCAAGTCGACGCTGCTGCGTCACCTGAACGGCCTGCATCGCGCCGATGCCGGCTCGGTCAGCGAGGTGCGGGTGCTCGACCGCGTGGTGCAGCGCGGCGGCGTGCTCGCCGCGGACATTCGCCGACAGCGCGCCGACGTGGCCGCCATCTTCCAGCAGTTCAACCTGGTCGATCGCCTGCCGGTGATGGTCAACGTGATGGCCGGTGCCTTGCACCGGCTGCCGCTGTGGCGCGCGATGACGCGGCGCTTCCCGCCCGCCGAGTGCCAGCGCGCCTGGCAGGCCCTGCATCGCGTGGGCATCGAGCGCTGCGCCTGGCAACGCGCCTCGACGCTGTCCGGCGGTCAGCAGCAGCGTGCCGCCATCTCGCGCGCGCTGGTGCAGGAAGCCAAGCTGATCCTGGCCGATGAGCCGGTCGCATCGCTCGACCCGGCCTCCAGCCGCTGCGTGATGGAGCTGCTGGCTGGACTCAACCGCGAATTGGGCGTGACCGTGCTGGTCTCGCTGCACCAGGTCGAACACGCGTTCGCCTTCTGCCCGCGCACGATCGCGCTGCGCGCCGGTGAGGTCGTCTACGACGGGCCCACCACCGCGCTGAGCGCGGAACGCCTTCGCGCGCTTTACGGCTCGCAGAGCGACGAGCTGTTCGCCCCCGCCGAACGCCAGCTGCCGCTGGCCGTGCCCGCGCTGCGCGCGGCCTGA
- a CDS encoding YbaN family protein translates to MTPAPVPHRPLWQRAGWTAAGAASLALGVLGIFLPLLPTTPFVLLAAFCFSRGSDRVEAWLLAHPRFGPMVADWRARRAIPMRAKQLAWVMMALGSSWSWWVMPSPWRWLPPLICLIVATWMWRLPTAEPR, encoded by the coding sequence ATGACGCCCGCGCCCGTACCGCACCGCCCGCTCTGGCAGCGTGCCGGCTGGACGGCCGCCGGGGCAGCCAGCCTGGCGCTCGGGGTGCTGGGCATCTTCCTGCCGTTGTTGCCCACCACCCCGTTCGTACTGCTCGCTGCGTTCTGCTTCTCGCGCGGCAGCGATCGGGTCGAGGCCTGGCTGCTCGCGCACCCGCGCTTCGGCCCGATGGTGGCCGACTGGCGGGCCCGCCGCGCCATCCCGATGCGCGCCAAGCAGCTGGCCTGGGTGATGATGGCGCTGGGCAGCAGCTGGTCGTGGTGGGTGATGCCATCGCCCTGGCGCTGGCTGCCGCCGCTGATCTGCCTGATCGTTGCGACCTGGATGTGGCGCCTGCCGACCGCCGAACCCCGATGA
- a CDS encoding biopolymer transporter ExbD, with amino-acid sequence MKLTPIQKRAERKARNHSDLDMNLVALIDIFTILIFFLMSSTGVEVLSTAQAVKLPQSTAEKSPREMLVVTVSATDILVGGRKVATVAEALATQGDLIAPLKAELDLQATRTVLRKENEPQNQSVTIMGDKSIPYSLLRKVMYTAARANFSDVSFAVSQKASKA; translated from the coding sequence ATGAAACTGACCCCGATCCAGAAGCGCGCCGAACGCAAGGCGCGCAACCACTCCGACCTGGACATGAATCTGGTCGCGCTGATCGACATCTTCACGATCCTGATCTTCTTCCTGATGTCCAGCACCGGCGTCGAGGTCCTGTCGACCGCGCAGGCCGTCAAGCTGCCGCAGTCCACCGCCGAGAAGAGCCCGCGCGAGATGCTCGTCGTGACCGTCAGCGCCACCGACATCCTGGTGGGCGGCCGCAAGGTGGCGACGGTGGCCGAGGCGCTGGCCACTCAGGGTGACCTGATCGCGCCGCTGAAGGCCGAGCTCGACCTGCAGGCCACGCGCACCGTGCTGCGCAAGGAGAACGAGCCGCAGAACCAGTCCGTCACCATCATGGGCGACAAGAGCATCCCGTACAGCCTGCTGCGCAAGGTGATGTACACCGCGGCGCGCGCGAACTTCAGCGACGTGTCCTTCGCGGTCTCGCAGAAAGCGAGCAAGGCGTGA
- a CDS encoding hemerythrin domain-containing protein → MVSTKDLLHSAPAVGFEQPFEMLEACHDRVRRSLDLLARLLVHVDRHGHDAQSRSAARDVLRYFDLAAPHHHEDEEQHVFPRLLASGDDALVQAVQRLRADHERMSLCWAALRPGLAPWAEAGATGPAGAPMRAQAEAFLALYAAHLPVEEGLVFPAARSRCDAAEIDAMGREMQQRRRASP, encoded by the coding sequence ATGGTGTCGACGAAGGATCTGCTGCACAGCGCCCCGGCCGTCGGCTTCGAGCAACCCTTCGAGATGCTCGAGGCCTGCCACGACCGTGTGCGCCGCAGCCTCGACCTGCTCGCAAGGCTGCTCGTCCATGTCGATCGGCATGGCCACGACGCGCAAAGCCGCTCGGCGGCGCGCGACGTGCTGCGCTACTTCGACCTCGCCGCGCCACACCACCACGAAGACGAAGAGCAGCACGTGTTCCCGCGCCTGCTGGCCAGCGGCGACGACGCGCTCGTGCAGGCAGTGCAGCGCCTGCGCGCTGACCACGAACGCATGTCGCTGTGCTGGGCCGCGCTGAGGCCGGGCCTGGCCCCCTGGGCCGAAGCGGGTGCCACCGGCCCGGCCGGTGCGCCGATGCGTGCGCAGGCCGAGGCCTTCCTGGCGCTGTACGCCGCGCACCTGCCCGTCGAGGAGGGACTGGTCTTTCCTGCTGCGCGTTCGCGCTGCGACGCGGCCGAGATCGACGCGATGGGCCGCGAGATGCAGCAGCGCCGGCGCGCTTCGCCCTGA